The Hyphomicrobiales bacterium genome has a window encoding:
- a CDS encoding putative Tyr recombinase domain-containing protein (Evidence 3 : Putative function from multiple computational evidences) — protein MASALWQATETLFMTIRANPAMTREAVRALAEASIASATWTRHEDEVLGRVAAGQPAHPIETATDQHDKMVGLATFLRQAMREGAISPDHCADEIRSTLVTNALTRARIHAAEGFADMYATLPSSDDTSVAISWEGDVTPPADCPLTPAQIQASLRSAKPGERVQDRMPISWVIGEELAGTGTIQARGEMVDVSTADAISSAVVVPSWKGLRLSQIWPIFLSDAVEKKRIDKAQAIQGTSTYKLLIEFFGDVPIDQITRPHIANLIRQLQKLPSQYIRGEFGRMLKDGSSFTHVIGLAKSLDQGKPHDEKIPKLKGKTINRHLSLFNLLWEYGIDNGAVPAGTATPTKGLFLPVDTNDDEEEGSLIREKGARDMWELEQQEKLFGLPFFVGCRSSRDRLTIGTCIPRTPLWWGVIIAAHHGMRREEIFQLRVRHVVRDEETGIWYFDLKTDKTLKLKGDKRKDRPSRRFVPLHNNLLRLGFLSARVEGRNPDERLFPEITAANQQNSWGAAPGRRFSDFKTAAGFPSELDFHAFRHSVCTLLYRAGVTIPHAEELVGHSSAARKSTFKVYNKGQALQALKAAIDTLDIPIDVDRILEAISKAPRPPASATRTDCHRSETALPLTPQRERGFPTFTRPSCPVALYRLM, from the coding sequence ATGGCATCGGCCCTGTGGCAGGCAACGGAGACGCTGTTCATGACGATCCGCGCGAACCCGGCCATGACGCGAGAGGCAGTCCGCGCCCTGGCGGAGGCCAGCATCGCAAGCGCGACCTGGACCAGGCATGAGGATGAGGTCCTCGGACGCGTCGCCGCCGGCCAGCCTGCCCACCCTATCGAAACGGCGACCGACCAGCACGACAAGATGGTCGGCCTGGCGACCTTTCTTCGCCAAGCGATGCGCGAGGGTGCGATCTCGCCCGACCACTGCGCCGATGAGATCCGCAGCACCCTTGTTACGAATGCGCTGACCCGTGCCCGCATTCATGCCGCCGAAGGCTTTGCCGACATGTATGCGACGCTGCCTTCGAGCGATGACACCTCCGTCGCGATCTCCTGGGAGGGAGACGTCACGCCGCCGGCGGACTGCCCGCTGACGCCAGCCCAGATCCAGGCCAGCCTGCGTTCGGCAAAGCCCGGCGAGCGCGTGCAGGACCGGATGCCAATCTCCTGGGTGATCGGGGAAGAACTTGCGGGGACCGGGACGATCCAGGCCCGGGGAGAGATGGTCGATGTTTCGACTGCGGATGCGATTTCTTCCGCCGTGGTGGTGCCGAGCTGGAAAGGGCTTCGCCTCTCCCAGATCTGGCCGATCTTCCTGAGCGATGCCGTGGAGAAGAAGCGGATCGACAAAGCCCAGGCGATCCAGGGCACGAGCACCTACAAGCTGTTGATCGAGTTCTTCGGTGACGTTCCCATCGATCAGATCACCCGGCCGCATATCGCAAATCTGATCAGGCAGCTGCAGAAGCTGCCATCCCAGTACATCCGCGGCGAGTTCGGACGGATGCTGAAGGACGGGAGCTCCTTCACGCACGTCATCGGGCTGGCGAAGTCCCTCGACCAGGGCAAGCCCCACGATGAGAAGATCCCGAAACTGAAGGGAAAGACCATCAACCGGCATCTCTCCCTCTTCAACCTGCTCTGGGAATACGGCATCGACAATGGCGCCGTCCCCGCGGGAACGGCGACGCCGACGAAGGGCCTCTTTCTGCCCGTCGATACGAACGATGACGAGGAAGAAGGTTCGCTCATTCGCGAAAAGGGCGCCCGCGACATGTGGGAGCTGGAACAGCAAGAAAAGCTGTTTGGCCTGCCATTCTTCGTTGGCTGTCGGTCGTCGCGCGATCGGCTGACGATCGGTACCTGCATCCCGCGGACGCCGCTCTGGTGGGGCGTGATCATCGCAGCCCATCACGGGATGCGGCGCGAAGAGATCTTCCAGCTCCGCGTACGCCATGTCGTGCGCGACGAGGAGACGGGCATCTGGTACTTCGATCTGAAGACCGACAAGACCCTCAAGTTGAAGGGGGACAAGCGCAAGGACAGGCCAAGTCGCCGGTTCGTGCCGCTGCACAACAATCTGCTTCGCTTGGGCTTTCTGTCGGCGCGGGTCGAAGGGCGAAATCCGGATGAGCGTCTGTTTCCGGAGATCACCGCAGCGAACCAGCAGAACTCTTGGGGAGCGGCTCCAGGTCGACGCTTCTCGGATTTCAAGACGGCCGCCGGCTTCCCCAGTGAGCTCGATTTCCATGCCTTCCGTCACAGCGTCTGCACGCTGCTCTATCGCGCCGGGGTCACAATCCCGCATGCGGAAGAGCTGGTGGGCCACAGCAGTGCAGCACGGAAGTCGACCTTCAAGGTCTACAACAAGGGCCAGGCGCTCCAGGCTCTGAAAGCCGCCATCGACACCCTCGATATCCCGATTGATGTCGATCGCATCCTTGAGGCGATCTCCAAGGCTCCGCGCCCGCCAGCTTCGGCGACCAGGACTGATTGCCATCGCTCGGAGACCGCACTCCCGCTTACGCCTCAGCGGGAGCGCGGTTTTCCCACCTTCACACGTCCTAGCTGCCCTGTGGCTCTTTACCGGTTGATGTGA
- a CDS encoding hypothetical protein (Evidence 5 : Unknown function): MEGRTGHPATGSSHRGMRIIPMTSKDDPSPAHALLGRNLQRLREARALSLADLSARSGIAQRRLAAFEQGRGTCRLDDLGRLASALSVSIAALLAPDEGP; encoded by the coding sequence ATGGAAGGCCGGACCGGCCACCCCGCGACAGGCAGTTCGCATCGCGGAATGCGGATCATTCCCATGACCAGCAAAGACGACCCGTCGCCGGCGCATGCCCTGCTCGGGCGCAATCTGCAGCGGCTCCGCGAAGCCCGCGCACTCAGCCTTGCCGATCTCTCCGCGCGCAGCGGCATCGCGCAACGTCGCCTTGCGGCCTTCGAGCAGGGGCGCGGCACCTGCCGGCTCGATGACCTTGGCCGGCTGGCGAGCGCGCTTTCGGTTTCGATCGCCGCTCTGCTCGCACCGGACGAAGGCCCATGA
- a CDS encoding Nitrilotriacetate monooxygenase component B, with protein MDARAFRQSLGEFATGVAVITAQGSGEELIGMTMSSFNSVSIDPPLVLFSVDRKANSLPAMLEAKGFAVNVLAREQEHISNRFARALSDKWAEVKRTVGHAQAPLITGALAHFECEPYANYDGGDHVIFVVRVLRHAVRAGNPAPLVFFRGRYRDIVDESEREPSWPLPMHY; from the coding sequence ATGGACGCCAGGGCCTTCAGACAATCCTTGGGAGAGTTCGCGACGGGCGTGGCAGTCATCACCGCGCAAGGCAGCGGCGAGGAGCTCATCGGCATGACGATGAGCTCGTTCAATTCCGTCTCGATCGATCCACCGCTGGTTCTGTTCAGCGTCGACCGCAAGGCCAACAGCCTGCCGGCCATGCTCGAAGCCAAGGGCTTCGCGGTCAACGTGCTGGCGCGGGAGCAGGAGCATATCTCGAACCGGTTCGCCCGGGCGCTGAGCGACAAATGGGCCGAGGTCAAGCGCACGGTCGGCCATGCCCAGGCGCCGCTGATCACCGGCGCGCTCGCCCATTTCGAGTGCGAGCCTTACGCCAATTACGACGGAGGCGACCACGTCATCTTCGTGGTGCGCGTGCTGCGTCACGCCGTGCGCGCCGGCAACCCGGCGCCGCTGGTGTTCTTCCGCGGCCGCTACCGCGACATCGTCGACGAATCCGAGCGCGAGCCGTCATGGCCGCTGCCGATGCACTACTGA
- a CDS encoding conserved hypothetical protein (Evidence 4 : Unknown function but conserved in other organisms) translates to MTNIGTTGQQPPSRRPIGSPLLPEGSAGAVGRWYPTQWPRICGKKLLPLPRNAFLTVAFRSRYRPGLLTFAYCAGCGYHAHNPAAQGLAGIARQLNAPLHKLSATTQSDPRSRLRELNRTRYGALTATRDGHPCSELGFDTWTFQMLLPVGRPLEGSPVTVQEYGLSVRLPGDLGCEEFEKRMHEMMRDCSLGAWLETPAGIEHCKMTGVDRKTLKRYSAYGFNAAWRRSVANEIYFFRPKTDDVDRLIRIIEVIIHRHVVRGPKRTNVSWLSRGQGLKKEKPF, encoded by the coding sequence ATGACGAATATCGGCACCACCGGCCAGCAGCCGCCTTCCAGGAGGCCGATCGGCAGCCCACTCCTGCCGGAAGGGTCGGCCGGCGCCGTTGGGCGCTGGTATCCGACGCAGTGGCCGCGCATCTGCGGCAAGAAACTCCTCCCGCTACCTCGCAATGCGTTCCTGACAGTGGCGTTCCGCTCGCGCTATCGGCCTGGCCTCCTGACCTTCGCCTACTGTGCTGGCTGCGGATATCATGCGCACAATCCCGCCGCGCAGGGGCTCGCCGGTATCGCTCGGCAGCTCAATGCACCGCTTCACAAGCTGTCCGCGACGACCCAATCCGACCCGAGGTCAAGGCTGCGCGAGCTGAACCGGACCCGGTACGGCGCGCTCACCGCGACCAGGGACGGCCATCCGTGCAGCGAGCTCGGCTTCGACACCTGGACATTCCAGATGCTGCTCCCGGTCGGCCGCCCGCTCGAAGGGTCTCCGGTCACCGTCCAGGAGTACGGTCTCTCCGTCCGCCTGCCCGGCGATCTCGGCTGCGAGGAATTCGAGAAGCGGATGCACGAGATGATGCGTGATTGCTCTCTGGGCGCATGGCTGGAAACGCCCGCCGGGATCGAGCATTGCAAGATGACGGGCGTGGATCGGAAAACGCTGAAGCGCTACTCGGCCTATGGCTTCAACGCCGCCTGGCGTCGGTCGGTCGCGAACGAGATCTACTTTTTCCGGCCCAAGACCGACGACGTGGATCGCCTGATCCGGATCATCGAGGTCATCATCCACCGGCATGTCGTGCGTGGTCCAAAGCGCACCAATGTGAGCTGGCTGTCTCGCGGCCAGGGCCTCAAGAAGGAAAAGCCCTTCTGA
- a CDS encoding ATPase family associated with various cellular activities (AAA) gives MTDSNQDDPAAKARYSHIHRVIVGAGVKLTPEWAPPPVPRPPQAGDIEIYDVAVLARRLGGDDSFVGDSGNDEDAARMRQTKLWRRLFDDPRGPWRKLVRPDAAMIERLRGLDAICPHFREVTAWIVRAAGLALATGTPLRLDPAVVLGPPGIGKTFYARKLAAVLAIPSEIIAMNLMTDRGSVFTGLTPVWRASAPGKVTQLLLDSDYASPLIIIDEIEKASPLNPRETPENVLHSLFERENAVRFVDEFVDIPVRADHIFWFATANSLDPLPASIVDRLIVFQVEPAPADMLAIQKSIFREANLRAGDSFAEPDETLFRAAARHNPRLLSRLWDVAMGFACAERRRHLVVGDVRGAEHMLLAGREGARKAIGFMRPGEGKGGTAG, from the coding sequence ATGACGGATAGCAACCAGGACGATCCGGCCGCGAAGGCCCGCTATAGTCACATCCATCGCGTCATCGTTGGCGCCGGGGTCAAGCTCACCCCCGAATGGGCACCGCCTCCGGTGCCGCGCCCACCTCAAGCCGGCGACATCGAGATCTACGATGTCGCGGTTCTGGCGCGCCGGCTCGGCGGCGACGACAGCTTCGTCGGCGATTCCGGCAATGACGAGGATGCGGCGCGTATGCGCCAGACGAAGCTCTGGCGGCGCCTGTTCGATGACCCGCGCGGCCCTTGGCGCAAGCTGGTCAGGCCGGATGCCGCGATGATCGAGCGCTTGCGCGGCCTCGATGCGATCTGTCCCCACTTCCGGGAGGTGACGGCCTGGATCGTCCGGGCGGCCGGGCTCGCCCTGGCCACCGGCACGCCGCTTCGGCTCGATCCGGCCGTGGTGCTGGGGCCGCCCGGCATCGGCAAGACATTCTATGCGCGCAAGCTCGCGGCGGTGCTCGCTATCCCCTCGGAGATCATCGCCATGAACCTGATGACCGATCGGGGATCGGTCTTCACCGGCCTGACGCCGGTCTGGAGGGCGTCAGCGCCCGGAAAGGTGACGCAGCTTCTGCTCGACAGCGACTATGCCAGCCCGCTCATCATCATCGACGAGATCGAGAAGGCCTCGCCGCTCAATCCCCGGGAAACGCCGGAGAACGTGTTGCACAGCCTGTTCGAGCGCGAGAACGCCGTGCGCTTCGTCGACGAGTTCGTCGATATCCCGGTCCGCGCCGACCATATCTTCTGGTTCGCAACCGCGAACTCGCTCGATCCCCTCCCGGCCAGCATCGTCGACCGGCTGATCGTGTTCCAGGTCGAGCCGGCGCCCGCCGACATGCTGGCGATCCAGAAGAGCATTTTCCGGGAGGCGAACCTGCGGGCAGGCGATTCCTTCGCCGAGCCGGATGAGACCCTGTTCCGGGCCGCCGCGCGCCACAATCCGAGGCTGCTCTCGAGGCTCTGGGACGTCGCCATGGGCTTCGCCTGCGCGGAAAGGCGCCGGCACCTCGTCGTTGGCGATGTCCGAGGTGCCGAACACATGCTGCTCGCAGGACGAGAGGGCGCGAGGAAGGCGATCGGGTTCATGCGACCGGGGGAAGGGAAGGGGGGAACAGCAGGGTGA
- a CDS encoding hypothetical protein (Evidence 5 : Unknown function), with translation MSVGKPKRAHRVQIGRMPAEFSRGNADRCGGRLRWDEANEFRFFRPKSDDADRFIRIAEETCTNVQATTCRSLNRLRPDWCLVSDEFAAAGYNLLKVVLAGCRLIILQISGCSLKGS, from the coding sequence TTGAGCGTTGGCAAACCGAAGCGCGCGCATCGCGTGCAGATCGGGCGCATGCCCGCAGAGTTCAGCCGCGGAAACGCCGACCGCTGTGGCGGCCGCCTGCGCTGGGACGAGGCCAACGAGTTCCGGTTCTTCCGGCCGAAATCCGACGACGCCGATCGCTTCATCCGGATCGCCGAGGAGACTTGCACGAATGTTCAGGCCACGACCTGTCGGAGCCTAAACAGGCTACGACCTGATTGGTGTCTCGTATCGGACGAATTCGCCGCAGCAGGCTACAACCTCCTTAAGGTTGTGCTGGCAGGCTGCAGGCTGATTATCCTTCAGATATCAGGCTGTAGCCTGAAGGGCTCATGA
- a CDS encoding DNA-binding transcriptional regulator, MarR family: MPKEDRRRTVAKPELLDRDGDARFRDLLHNLFAFGSRLDDARARFAGYIGLTPPQYLILIAVSLAAPESEMGVAQVAERLHLSGAFVTIEVNKLVKQGLIAKDPHSSDKRRVNLTVTARGFEKLERLATLQRPVNDALFAPLDRADFEYLGQIMRRLATGADQAIHLADHLIASESTAPATT; this comes from the coding sequence ATGCCGAAAGAGGACAGACGGCGGACCGTCGCGAAGCCCGAGCTTCTGGACCGCGACGGCGACGCACGGTTTCGCGACCTGCTCCACAATCTGTTCGCGTTCGGAAGCCGGCTGGACGATGCGCGCGCGCGGTTCGCCGGCTATATCGGCCTGACGCCACCGCAATATCTGATCCTGATCGCGGTCAGCCTCGCCGCTCCGGAGAGCGAGATGGGCGTGGCGCAGGTTGCGGAGCGGCTCCATCTCAGCGGCGCTTTCGTCACCATCGAGGTCAACAAGTTGGTCAAGCAGGGCCTGATCGCGAAGGACCCGCATTCCAGCGACAAGCGCCGGGTCAATCTCACCGTGACCGCACGCGGCTTCGAGAAGCTGGAGCGGCTGGCCACCCTGCAGCGCCCGGTGAACGATGCCCTGTTCGCCCCGCTCGACCGGGCCGATTTCGAATATCTCGGCCAGATCATGCGCCGCCTTGCGACAGGAGCCGACCAGGCGATCCATCTGGCGGACCATTTGATCGCGAGCGAAAGCACCGCACCGGCAACGACCTGA
- a CDS encoding hypothetical protein (Evidence 5 : Unknown function) — protein MRDAAARGEIGKAECAGFAEPLQIAPEQGMRRRRVVFAGHGNDPHSAMRTACRGVAGPAFHAPRSQDERRRRMAPP, from the coding sequence TTGCGCGATGCCGCTGCGCGCGGAGAGATCGGCAAGGCTGAGTGCGCGGGCTTCGCGGAGCCGCTGCAGATTGCGCCCGAGCAGGGCATGCGCCGGCGACGGGTCGTCTTTGCTGGTCATGGGAATGATCCGCATTCCGCGATGCGAACTGCCTGTCGCGGGGTGGCCGGTCCGGCCTTCCATGCGCCGCGTTCCCAAGACGAAAGGCGGCGCCGGATGGCGCCGCCCTGA
- a CDS encoding hypothetical protein (Evidence 5 : Unknown function), giving the protein MRAIVRHPARPHHDDGRVPQRPRPSHTPPEDRRPDGASGRRHRAEALALLGKQFATVEGELGESSHRVGLGSVRDEQAERLALHHDLVRIPRRPEPDPAQPREGEQPCAGDGIDGETALLCGAAPRPRPGHHLGEEFTDSGKEIREVDTPVEPALERRRMFEGEHRSLALGRDVRQRPGIRARRGTGNGVSDLVAGRVPISHRVGETSVIAAQDPVDLVLEPRAAEPAGLPAQRGGESGPGPGIIRAAWRDQHHRQVGGVEQDRERVAAVEVRLDLVHAVIRQPDEARQLGGMGDGPRPDRQQGRTPVPEERIAFHRAGGLRHQALHRSEFVGDRIEAGIEDDVAQGAFKAAAHDVLLWVFQG; this is encoded by the coding sequence GTGAGAGCGATCGTCCGTCACCCAGCCCGGCCCCATCATGACGACGGGCGCGTCCCGCAAAGGCCGCGCCCGTCTCACACACCGCCGGAAGATCGCCGCCCTGATGGTGCGTCAGGTCGGCGGCATCGTGCAGAAGCGCTCGCTCTGCTGGGCAAGCAGTTCGCCACGGTCGAAGGCGAGCTCGGCGAGAGCTCGCATCGCGTCGGGCTCGGATCTGTACGCGACGAGCAAGCGGAGCGCCTCGCGCTTCACCATGACCTCGTCCGCATTCCGCGCCGGCCAGAGCCCGATCCGGCACAGCCGCGCGAAGGCGAGCAGCCGTGCGCCGGCGATGGCATCGACGGCGAGACGGCGCTCCTTTGCGGTGCTGCGCCACGCCCGCGTCCAGGTCATCACCTGGGCGAAGAGTTCACGGACTCCGGAAAGGAGATCCGCGAGGTCGACACCCCGGTCGAACCAGCGCTGGAGCGAAGGCGCATGTTCGAGGGTGAACACCGCAGCCTCGCCCTCGGTCGCGACGTGAGGCAACGGCCCGGCATCCGAGCTCGCCGCGGCACGGGCAATGGCGTGAGCGATCTTGTCGCCGGGCGCGTACCGATCAGCCACCGCGTCGGGGAAACCAGCGTCATCGCGGCGCAGGATCCGGTCGACCTGGTGCTGGAACCGCGCGCCGCGGAGCCGGCGGGCCTGCCGGCGCAACGTGGCGGCGAAAGCGGCCCTGGCCCAGGCATCATCCGTGCCGCGTGGCGTGATCAGCATCATCGCCAGGTTGGCGGCGTTGAGCAGGATCGAGAGCGCGTTGCAGCTGTCGAGGTTCGGCTCGATCTCGTCCATGCTGTTATACGCCAGCCCGATGAAGCGCGTCAGCTCGGCGGCATGGGCGACGGACCGCGCCCGGATCGGCAGCAGGGCCGGACGCCCGTTCCAGAAGAGCGCATAGCGTTCCATCGCGCTGGGGGCCTCAGGCACCAGGCGCTCCATCGCAGCGAGTTCGTCGGTGACCGGATAGAGGCTGGGATCGAGGACGATGTCGCTCAAGGAGCGTTCAAGGCGGCTGCTCATGATGTGCTGCTCTGGGTTTTTCAGGGGTGA
- the vapC gene encoding tRNA(fMet)-specific endonuclease VapC — protein MFLLDTNVIVHALNGRVPAIGLRLQQELTAGTRLMISSVVIFELRYGIAKSTRREASGRVLDAFLSDGFEIMPFDADDAGEAGNIRATLEAAGTPIGAYDTLIAAQARRRGFVLVTGNRREFERVPGLMVTDWER, from the coding sequence ATGTTCCTGCTCGATACCAACGTCATCGTCCACGCTCTCAATGGCCGGGTTCCGGCCATCGGCCTTAGGCTTCAACAGGAGCTCACGGCCGGAACTCGGCTGATGATCTCGTCGGTTGTGATCTTCGAGCTGAGATATGGCATCGCCAAGAGCACCCGCCGCGAAGCGTCGGGACGGGTGCTCGATGCTTTCCTCTCGGATGGCTTCGAGATCATGCCGTTCGACGCCGATGATGCCGGCGAAGCTGGCAATATCCGCGCTACGCTTGAAGCGGCCGGAACACCGATCGGCGCCTACGACACCTTGATCGCAGCGCAAGCCCGCCGGCGAGGCTTTGTTCTCGTCACCGGCAACAGACGCGAGTTCGAGCGTGTGCCGGGCCTGATGGTCACGGACTGGGAGCGCTGA
- a CDS encoding hypothetical protein (Evidence 5 : Unknown function), whose translation MMKREPTKAEFEHDIRQLKLAVGSFDSFLPPEKGFIRAMREWQGGSAKAFAERMAMKVQSVASIEKSEQKGKIRLDTLRRAANALDCTLVYTLIPNSEMPARAEASLSPMSDNERRQVLVNELLQQLTAFPESVAVIAENANQLLARSKKPKVVGVVEHEETILVPGLLSIKKPQSS comes from the coding sequence ATGATGAAGCGCGAACCCACGAAAGCCGAATTCGAACATGATATTCGCCAGTTGAAACTGGCAGTGGGGTCCTTCGATAGCTTCCTTCCGCCGGAGAAGGGCTTCATTCGAGCCATGAGGGAGTGGCAGGGAGGGAGCGCAAAGGCCTTCGCGGAGCGTATGGCCATGAAGGTTCAAAGCGTTGCCTCGATCGAAAAATCCGAACAGAAGGGCAAGATCCGACTGGATACGTTGCGGCGGGCGGCTAACGCTCTGGATTGCACGCTCGTATACACTTTGATTCCAAACAGCGAGATGCCCGCCCGGGCTGAGGCTTCGCTTTCGCCGATGTCGGACAACGAGCGTCGGCAAGTCCTGGTGAATGAGCTTCTGCAGCAGCTGACGGCATTTCCGGAGTCGGTGGCTGTCATCGCGGAAAATGCCAATCAACTCCTCGCCCGGAGCAAAAAGCCCAAGGTGGTCGGCGTGGTCGAGCACGAGGAAACGATTCTTGTTCCTGGCTTGTTGTCGATCAAGAAACCGCAGTCATCCTGA
- a CDS encoding conserved hypothetical protein (Evidence 4 : Unknown function but conserved in other organisms): protein MSSRLERSLSDIVLDPSLYPVTDELAAMERLVPEAPSAMERYALFWNGRPALLPIRARSVAHAAELTRFIGLAYNSMDEIEPNLDSCNALSILLNAANLAMMLITPRGTDDAWARAAFAATLRRQARRLRGARFQHQVDRILRRDDAGFPDAVADRYAPGDKIAHAIARAAASSDAGPLPHVATEGEAAVFTLEHAPSLQRWFDRGVDLADLLSGVRELFAQVMTWTRAWRSTAKERRLAVDAIAGARLLAFARLCRIGLWPARNADEVMVKREALRLLVAYRSEPDAMRALAELAFDRGELLAQQSERFCTMPPT, encoded by the coding sequence ATGAGCAGCCGCCTTGAACGCTCCTTGAGCGACATCGTCCTCGATCCCAGCCTCTATCCGGTCACCGACGAACTCGCTGCGATGGAGCGCCTGGTGCCTGAGGCCCCCAGCGCGATGGAACGCTATGCGCTCTTCTGGAACGGGCGTCCGGCCCTGCTGCCGATCCGGGCGCGGTCCGTCGCCCATGCCGCCGAGCTGACGCGCTTCATCGGGCTGGCGTATAACAGCATGGACGAGATCGAGCCGAACCTCGACAGCTGCAACGCGCTCTCGATCCTGCTCAACGCCGCCAACCTGGCGATGATGCTGATCACGCCACGCGGCACGGATGATGCCTGGGCCAGGGCCGCTTTCGCCGCCACGTTGCGCCGGCAGGCCCGCCGGCTCCGCGGCGCGCGGTTCCAGCACCAGGTCGACCGGATCCTGCGCCGCGATGACGCTGGTTTCCCCGACGCGGTGGCTGATCGGTACGCGCCCGGCGACAAGATCGCTCACGCCATTGCCCGTGCCGCGGCGAGCTCGGATGCCGGGCCGTTGCCTCACGTCGCGACCGAGGGCGAGGCTGCGGTGTTCACCCTCGAACATGCGCCTTCGCTCCAGCGCTGGTTCGACCGGGGTGTCGACCTCGCGGATCTCCTTTCCGGAGTCCGTGAACTCTTCGCCCAGGTGATGACCTGGACGCGGGCGTGGCGCAGCACCGCAAAGGAGCGCCGTCTCGCCGTCGATGCCATCGCCGGCGCACGGCTGCTCGCCTTCGCGCGGCTGTGCCGGATCGGGCTCTGGCCGGCGCGGAATGCGGACGAGGTCATGGTGAAGCGCGAGGCGCTCCGCTTGCTCGTCGCGTACAGATCCGAGCCCGACGCGATGCGAGCTCTCGCCGAGCTCGCCTTCGACCGTGGCGAACTGCTTGCCCAGCAGAGCGAGCGCTTCTGCACGATGCCGCCGACCTGA
- a CDS encoding AbrB family transcriptional regulator, with product MGAQGKAATAKLFMHGRSQAVRLPKEFRFEGTEVQVSKVGDKVILEPITRPAFDAAAWRARLDALGARDFLTDGLPDDPPAGKDDTIDFG from the coding sequence ATGGGCGCTCAAGGCAAAGCGGCGACAGCCAAGCTCTTCATGCACGGCCGCAGCCAGGCTGTCCGCCTTCCGAAGGAGTTCCGTTTCGAGGGAACCGAGGTGCAGGTGAGCAAGGTTGGCGACAAGGTGATCCTCGAGCCGATCACAAGGCCGGCATTTGACGCAGCAGCCTGGCGTGCCAGGCTGGATGCGCTGGGAGCACGCGATTTCCTTACTGATGGATTGCCGGACGATCCGCCGGCAGGGAAGGACGATACGATCGATTTCGGCTGA